The genomic stretch ATAGAAGAAGCGAACTGCTTGACACGAACAAATGGATTACCCTTACAGCTGCTAATGGCCTGGAAATACCATACATTGGATACCTGGAACTAGAATTTGAAGCACAAGGTGTAACCATCCCTAAGAGAGGTATCTCGTGTTACGAGACCCCCCTAATCCCCAATCAAGAGCCCGTAAAGAAGCTGTGCCAGGTCTGATTGGAATGAAAATTATACAAAGAATGAACCAAGAGATTAAAGAACCCAAACTCCTGGAAGACTCTTCTTGGTCTAATACACTTCAAGCTGCGGGAAAAGCTATGACGTCAGTTAGAGGATTTGCGAAGATTGCAGGCAAAAGCAATGTTAAGATCCCAGCTGGAATGATCACAACTGTAGACGCCACTGGTTACCAAGGATCACAGCCTGGTGAAGACTCAATTGTCCTTATCGGGCCCCTAAGAAATCTATCATGTCATGGACTAGTAATCATGAGCACCCTCTCATCATTCAGTCGCGGACGTGTCAAAGTACAAGTTGCTAACATAGCACAAGAAGATGTTTGGCTTCGCCCCCGTGAGAGAATTGGTATAATGCATGCAGTAGCAGGTGTCCAGGATGACAACCAGGCAGTTGCCTTCACACAAGTCTCTGCCAGTGAAGTAGTCATGCAACCCAAGCCCTAAGAATCCCCCAAGAAAGAAGATTCCCCGAAGTCTACACCCATTCCCCCTGAAGACATGCATTGCACCCCTGAGCAGCAAGCAAAACATGATGAGCTCCTGGCTAAGTATAAGGACATGTTTGTAACTGATGATGATAAACTAGGCTACACCGAAACAGTAAAGCACAAGATATTCACCTCAGATTACATCCCCGTAAATCAGCCTTTCCGAAGAATACCCCCCGGACAATACCAAGAAGCAAAAGAACACATTCAGAAACTCCTAAGTAAAGGCATAATCCGAGAGAGCCACAGCCCCTATTCCTCCCTAATAGTACTTGTACGGAAGAAGAATGGTAGCCTCCGCATGTGTGTGGATTACAGAAAGTTAAACgcaaaaacttttaaagatgcTTATCTCTTACCGCGGATCGAAGAATCTTTCGATGCACTGCAGGGAGCAAGCTGGTTTTGTACCCTTTGCTCGCCTTATGCAAGCTTGCCTAAATGAGCAGATCTTCcagatttttcttgtttaccttGATGACATCCTGATCTTCTCGAAAACCTTCGAAGAGCACCTTGAGAGACTAAAAATGGTCCTTAAACGCCTGAGAGAACATGGTTTGAAATTGAAGTTGGAAAAGTGTACCTTCCTGCGTAGAAGAGTAACCTACCTGGGACGCGAAGTATACGAAGTATCTGGTGCTGATATCACCCCAGACCCCAGAAGATAGCAGTCGTACAAGAGTGGCCAGTTCCCCAAACTGTTAAGGAACTCAGAACCTTCTTAGGCTTCGCAAGTTCCTATCGAAGATTCATTGAAAGCTTTGCCAAGATAGCAGCACCCCTTCACCAGCTAGTGAACAATTCGCTTCATGAACTCAAAGTTAACAAGAAACTTTTGTGCCCCTTTAAAGAGAAATGGAACCAAGAGTGCCAAAAAACATTTGACACCCTGCGTGAGAAGCTCACAACTGCACCAGCACTTGGTTACGTAGATTACACCAAGCCTTCTATTGTGGAGACAGATGCTACCCATGACGGACTAGGAGCTGTGCTATCCCAGGAACAAGATGGTAGACGTAGAGTTATCGCTTATTCAAGTCGTCGGCTTAGACCCCCAGAGAAAAAATGCAGAATTATAGTTCTTAGAGTTACTAGCGCTGAAGTGGGCTGTCACAGAGAAGTTCAGAAGTTACCTGTTAGGAACAGAATTCGTGGTGTACACAGACAACAACCCCCTAAGTCACCCTCAGTCAGCCAAGTTAGGAGCAATGGAACAGAGATGGGCAGCTGAACTAGCCTTGTTTAACTTTAAGATGAAGTACCGCCCTGGAAGAGCTAATGGAAACGCAGATGCACTTTCAAGAGTAGCACGTGGAAATCATGAAAAGGAAATCCCACATGCTGACGATTTAGCTGAGATTCAGATGGAAAACATAAGCGTCATGCAATCCACCCCTGTTCCAGTCGAGCTAAAAGAGTTGATAACGACCTACACCTCCCAAGAACAACTGAGCACAAGTATCCCAGGGACAACATTCACCAGCCTACCCTCTCACAGCCCAGCTGAGTTCCGAGACCCCGTCATTAGTCGCCTCCACTACTACAGACAAAACAACCGCaaaccccccaaccccccctcccccccccccccgccaggAAAGAAGAGGAGAAACACGAGATGCTGTTACATTGCTCAACCAATGGGACAAAGTTGAAGAGGAAAATGGCCTACTGTATCGAGTCATTCAAGATCCCCATTGCGGCTAAAGAAAACAGTTAGTCCATCCCCAGAAACTTAAAGAGAAAGTACTCACCAGCCTATATGATGGTATGGGCCACCAAGGGTCAGAGCGAACATTACATCTGATTAGAGACCGTTGCTACTGGCCAGGAATACAAAGCGATGTACAAGCATGGATAAAGAAATGTGAAAGATGTACCTTGTCTAAAGAACCATTACCACGTGTTAGACCAGCCATGGGACACCTACTAGCTACTAGAGCCCTAGAAGTTCTTGCGATCGACTTCACACTGTTGGAGCCAGCCACAGATGGTAGGGAGAACGTGTTGGTGATGACAGATGTTTTCACAAAGTTCACGCACGCAGTTCCTACCAGAGACCAGCGGGCGAGCACCACAGCTAAAGTACTCCTTAAGGAATGGTTTTCACTCCTTATCATCCGCAAGGCAATGCCCAATGTAAAAGATTTAACAGAACCATGCACAAGCTGTTGCGTTCACTACCAccagaaaagaagagaaagtgGCCAAAGTAGCTCCCAGAACTTCTTTATGCCTATAACGTCGTCCCACATGCATCCACGAGCTACTCTCCATATTACCTGATGTTCGGCCGTAACCCCCGCTTACCGCTAGTCCTAATGCTTGGAGCAGACGAAAAGGATCCACCTGAAACAGACTGGCTAGACTCCCACCAAGACCGCCTACGAGATGCTTACCTCAAAGCAGGGGAGCACCTCAACAACAAGCAGATGCTCGGAAAGCCATCAGCGACAAGAGTGCCAATGACCAGCCAATTGAAAAAGGCCAGTTTGTCTACCTACGCAGCCATCCTCGAGGCAGAAACAAGAGACAGGATCCTTGGGATCCCACCTTGTACAAAAATCAAGAGACGCCAGGACTTACAGGAGCTGTTTATACAGTTGCTCCAGCCCATGGAGATGGATCCAGCAAGAGAGTGTATAGGACCCTGATGAGACCATGTCATAGGCAGGTACAGCCATGCCTTGACACCAACCCCATCGTGCAGACACATTTGATACCCCCAAGAGCGAGACATAACAGAGTGCCCGCTGAACCCcaagatgatgaagaagaaataaTCGTGATGAGAAGACGCCCCCATCCTGTATTGAACACAGCATCTCCAGAACCCTGTGAGCCTGTGATCCCCTCCCCGGAAGATTTAGAGACCAGTGAGCCCCCAGTTCCAGAAATGCCCATTGAAGCGACACCAGGATACCCAGCGCCCCATACAGAACCTGAGGTTGTTGAACCTGCCGTTCCAGTACCCCCAGTTGCAGAGATCCCCGAAGAACCAGTTCATGTGGAACCCCCAGCCCCAGAGCCCCCTGAAGAGACAACCCTGAGAAGCTCAACCCGGACGACAGCAGGACAGCATTTTAATCCCCATAGAGCTCCAAGATCAACAGTAAATAACTCAGTGACATTGACTGTTAAACACTTTCCAGTatatttcattcttttattttggTTCTTAGCATATAGCTTTTGGTAAAAAAGTCTGTTAGTTTAAATAAGCATTATTGTGGTCTGTCGAGGACGACGACCTAAGCAGGGGAGAAATGTAACCGAACTCGATAATTAGCTCacaaagcattttcttttcgGTATTATTTTAGCGGTTCCGTTTATCGTTTTCCCACGGTACGCGTTTCTTTAGTTCTGCTTTGTGGTTAGGCGTGTTTTATCTAGCTCTGTGATTTCTCCGCCGTTACACCCTTAAACAGGAAAGAAATTAATTGAATTTAGCTCGCTTTAATTTGCCGCCATTGCTGTAGTTAACTGCGAAACTCTCCATTTGTTTTCTCCTATTGTATTAACAGAACACGTATGTATTTTGCGATAAAGCGATAGTAGTGTTTTACAAACAGGCGTATTGCCAAAAGgaagatttcactgttttgtggCTTACCTAGCTATAGCTGTCCAATCGTATTGCTAATAACAGGATGCGAGCTGTTTGTGTTCAGTGCGATATAAATACGCCTGCACGTAGCGTTTCTACGCATTAGTACAGTTCCAGTTGCCGCGTTCACCAGTCCAGCCGTAGGACATAGTTTCGTAGAGTTCTCCCCTCGCTGGAGTGGGTAAGTgttttccttttgctgtttttcGTAGGATGTTCTTCGTTCTCCTCCGAGGTCATCGTGTTTACGAAACGTCCAGCGACCGTAGTACCACTTTCCTGTTGTAGATTTCATCGTTTCTTTGATTTGTTGTTTTCCGCTTTCGACGTCAAGTACTGAAGGAACTTCAAATACTACCACCGCAGGAGTACAGTCAGCAGAGTCAGTGGAAGGTTGaataggggcacccaacgtcaattttcggaaaatatctgttcggaagacgatttgagatctagaattttcgaacatctaaaaaatggtataagtgcccatttttaacggatttttaccctaaaaaggtcacctagaaatttcgagagccttttttctggctgaaattgtCGAAAAGGCAAGTTTTGATCCCCATAACtctcggatcactagactttcagctaggaaatccgaacagatgaaaaaattttaagggataaatgcctatatctaccgtttaaatactaaagtacgtttaacaatgctacgcttaagtggttttgaactatgttctGGTTAGGTTCTCCGAGTATAATGGGAGTAAACTGTTCTAGATCTTTATCATGAAGTTGAGAAAGGCGTATGCTGATGTAACCGAGCTCGATAATTAGGTCACAAAGCATTTTCTTTGCGGTATTATATTTGCGATTCGGTTTGTCGCTTTCTCACGGCACGCGTTTCTTTAGTTCTGCTTTGCGGTTAGCCGTGTTTTATCTAGCTCTGTGATTTCTCCGCCGTTACACCCTTAAGCAGGAAAGAAATTAATTGACTTTAGCTCGCTTTAATTTGCTGCCATTGCTGTAGTTAACTGCGAAACTCTCCATTTGTTTTCTCCTATTGTATTAACAGAACACGTACGAATTCTGCGGTAAAGCGATAATAGTGTTTTACAAACAGGCGTATTGCCAAAAGgaagatttcactgttttgtggCTTACCTAGCTATAGTTGTCCAATGGTATCGCTAATAACAGGATGCAAACCGTTTGTGTTCAGCGCGATATAAATACGCCGGCACGTAGCATTTCTACGCATTAGCACAGTTTCAGTTACCACGTTCACTAGTCAAGCCGTAGGACATAGTTTCGTAGAGTTCTTTCCTCGCTGGAGTGGGTAAGTgttttccttttgctgttttttgtaGGATGTTCTTCGTTCTCCTCCGAGGTCATCGTGTTTACGAAACGTCCAGCGTCCGTAGTATTACTTTCCTGTTGTAGATTTCATCGTTTCTTAGATTTGTTGTTTTCCGCTGTTGTATTGAGCGTTGTATTATTGTATTATATCATCAATATCTTGTTTCAGCAAGAGGTTCTTAACAAGGATTACAACACGAGTCTGAACCCCTATTTACACGTCATTCATTTTGGGTGCGGCACTCCTAAAGATGGTCACGCGGACCGTTACTTTGGGGACGGCCCGCCTTTTTTTTGCCGTGTAGCTGCAAATTTTTTGGCACGCGGTCCGAAAAAATTAGGTGGGCCAGAACCACCTCCCGAGTTGGTTCTGGCCTGCCTAAAAGGTGGCCCCTGTACCGAAAAAATATTTCGCGGTGGGGGATCACCGATCACTGACGCCGCCCTTCTCGCTTTTGCTTCACGAACGCCATGGATACGAGTACACACAAACGACGAAGACACCccaaatacaaatttgcaatAGTTCTATATCCGCATAAGGATGCGAGATAATACAATGTTATCGCTAGTCGACAATTTGGAGTAACGGCCTTTCGCATCATAGGTGTATCCTGACGAGCAATATCTTCGGAAACATTCAAAAGTTCCGCGGGTTTCTATGAAGTTTTATAACCATAAGTTAATCTTACTTCATCCATGTCAAACCATGCAAAAGAGCGAGGATATGCCCAAACCTCTCTCAGCCGATGATTTAAGCAGCTCAAAATAGCCTTCAAAAGGCCGTATTGTCGGCATTTAAGTACCTTAAAAATTGTTTAGATGATGACCTTGTTTCGTTTActtcgttttgttttctttttcgtgagcTTAAAATCCAtaaattgccattttttttagttctttgaCTTCAATGTTTTGTACAACCCACGAAAAATTATGCTGATCCTTTGCTGACCGCTAAGAGTGGGTGACTTTTGGCGGGAATCTTATGTCAAGGCCTCGGGAACCGCTGTTAAAATGCCCGGCGGCTCACTTTTTTAAGAGTGCCTTTCCTAGTTCAGAAGTGCCTGCCCGAAATCAACATTGAAACAAATTCAACTTATTTTTGTCGTGTAAATGACGCAGGCTGTGCCCTAGATTTACGGCCCGCGTGCCAAAATTTAGGAGTGCCGGCCCCAAAATGAACGTCGTGTAAAAGacttgattcttttttttttttttcattaaggcTGTTGATACCAACTGGCGGTTTCCACTGgcgtatttgttttttttttttgatattgCATGTGTTTTCATGCCTTTACCTGAATTGGAGAATATCGCAAAACAAATCAtgcagaaaatgttatttatcagTAGAAATACTTGTCTCGCATACCTTCGCGAAACTTGGTTAGAAACACCGCCACTCACCATGCAACTCGTGTTTCTGCCTCGCTATGCGATCCACGCATGTTCCACTTGCGACAAAATTATAACCTTGACCTCACGGGCTAGCAGTTATTCCCATCAGCCTAACACCCTTCGGGCACTTTATGATTTGCTTGTACAACGTAGTATTCCTTATTGCATCCACAttatattgctggttttcagtgtcacgccatttaaaatagatcaaaataaaaatcaaaaccattcgacggataaagtccagaatctgggaaatgaaagaaggtaaatatacaaagaccctcgccaagatttgggtcgaaggaataattcgtatacgaagatatccgaggaaatgttttacccaaatttatagagctttgtatggagacgccatgctggagctcatccggatgagctccaacattgcagacggaaaccaacagaaacatctgttaccgagttttgctacaaaagcgtgaattttctcctagaggaactcataaacattaaagtaatactttttctaatacttgaatTGTTTAGGTGgcaaaattcctcgaaaaatgtcccttttttaacctaaatgacagctctctcggccgtcataTAAATGCTGCGCCAcacaaaagcttagaaattcaagcgtactctattacaaaaccaagaacccttttgaagcgaaaatttgtttgaaaattagttttcagctgctccaatacaccatgaaagtaaaatctcagtaggatcgatagttttgtaatttgaattttagtgacgtcatgtgaaaaccaacaatatcTGCAGTACGAGGAAAAACCAAAGCGATAAGGAATACTTGTCTAAACTAAAGGTGTTTTGGTCCGATGGGGGGTTGGGAGCTAATTGTAACCGGCTTCAAGAGGCCTCCGGCCTCACGACGGATGATTTATAAACATTTTGAATCGAAGTATATTACcctttaaaaaagcaaaatgagGGAATTTGTTTCACTTCCCGACGTTGGAAGCGATACCACAATTTCTTTCGAAACTAATCCGTTTTagctaagggcgctttccattcgtCAGAACTGACCTGCGAGACCATTCTCGTCGCAATGagaatttcccttttaatcaaaactctcCAGCcaaatcagtcaaatcctaataCGAAGAAGATGGTTTTTCAGGAAAAACTTTTGGAAAAACGGCCTGTTTCATTCTCAAACTGACTGGTCGGGCAAAGGTCGGACAGGCCAGTCCTGACAAACGAAAATAATATATTGTTTGAAATATATCCTCTGTATTGTCCCTGCTTTCAAAAGTTTGTGATTGCTCTTCGTGGTAAAATTCAATGATGGAAAAAAGAtcattatcctttttttttcagccaagTAGTCGTTTGAGATATAGATCGCGTCGTATCGACTACTTGCTGTTTACTTCTAACAGGCTGGTTTCGAGTGAGCAAAATTCAATTGGCTTTGAGAGCGAAAGGATCTGAACAAAACAACtgaattattaataatttgGAGCATTGCCACGGATTTAACACTAATACATGCGAGAAACTTGGACCTCGCTAACATCTCGGACTCATTAAATGTATCCCCGGCGCTGTATGGCCGATCATTATTATGTGGGAGAATGATTACTCCCTTGGAGAGAAAACACAAACACATTAAATTAAAAACACGGAGAGTACTAAACGATGATTATGGCTGAAGGGCAAATGCTTGCTGTCGACATCTACAACCTTTTACTTATCGTAATGGAAAGGCAGGCAAACATTagcaaattaaacaaacaatgaaaaataaagcacaacaaaaactTTGATGTGTGggaaagaaaccaaaatttaattttaatgaaaCGTCACAGAGTCGTCAATACAATATTCttagacaagagagaatgataataacaatttttAGAAGCTCAGCTGATACTGTCGTGAAAAATGTTCATCCGGTTTACACGTTTTGTTTTTCCCCTCAGGGCTAAGGCATTTCAAAATTAGAAACTACTTCAGGAAGTCTTAATTATAATCAGCGGTGACTTCTTACAGTGGATATTCAGCGTGAAAGGTTCCAGAAAAACGGCGGTGCATTCGTACATTTCTGCAATAGCTTACTGTCGTACTTCTGAGCACCGTTATTGGCTTCTCAGCGTCAgcccattattttttttctctacgAGTGAGGGTTTCGTTTGACGGAAAGTGTCCAAGTTACGTATTGCAACTGAGTTAAACATTGTCAGCATAGATTTTCGCACTGCTGTTTACATTTGATAAGTTGAAAGCTAGAAAGTGAGAGAAACTATAAAGCGATGTCTCTTCTTAACCAATATCCGTGCGTAAACTTTTCAGCACCTGCGTATTTGTCCTTTGCGACAGCATCGTTTGCTCTACTATCAGGTGTTGTTGCTTCTGTGGGCAATTTATTGGTGGTACTAGCAGTATTTCTAGACCCCCACAAAGAACTCCGATCGTCATTCAGCTACTTCGTAGCCAGTCTCGGATTTGCAGATCTGATGGTTGGACTTTTTGCAGCTCCTATGGGAGCAGTATACCCTATTACGGCTGGACTCCAACAAGCAAGTCAGCGGTTCCGTGTCTGGATGCACCTGGTCTATTTTATTTCCTGCACTGCTTCGCTTCTTAGCTTGACCGCATTGGCACTGGAACGTTACTTAGCAATCAAGTATCCTCTATTCTACAGATCAAAGCTGAATTCAATGCGAGCTTTCTTTGTCTCCGTTGTGGTTTGGATCATCTCAACTCTTGTGACACTTCTGTATTTTGTTGTCGGCTACAACAAGTTTCGCTTTGTATTTGCCAACACTGCAGTTGTCCTAACCTTAACTGTTCTAATATTCACTAACTCGAAGATTTTCAAGTATTTGCGGTGTCAGGTGCACCAATGGGACAGGCTACATGGCAATCCAGCCAAAAATCTTGCGTTGCAGCGAGCAATTGAAAGGGAAAAGAGAGTGACCAAAACGCTTTTGGTCAACTTAATATtattcttagttttttatttgccTTCTTGTGTTTGCATTTACATTGTAAATTTCTGCACTAATTGTGATTGCTTGTTTATTCAGTATGCGAGGAAAATTCAGTGGGTTTTTGTTATGGCAAATTCTGGCGTGAATCCATTTGTGTATGCCTGGAAGTTAGAAAATTTCCGTAAGGCGTTTAAGAGCATTTTAAAATGCCAGGCCTGTTCAAGAAGATCTACACCGAATTCAACCATTGTTGAATTAACACCATCTGATCGCCATACAACAAATCCTTTTCCGCCACACGAGTAGTTTGTTCAGTGGAGGTTTGCATCCAGCAAGGACaataattgaccactccagaaaataccataacataccataatgctaattacctatggaatagggtgtgaatagcggatgccttctctgtcccctttatcctctcttggtttctaatgggagttaaaatggccccaagagaaactgaagacaatgcttacgcaaaattttggggtgacaaacaaagagcattatgggatgctatggtattttctggagtggtcaattataAATGTACAGTATAAATCAGCATTTTAAAACAAGCACATCTCTAATTATTCAAAACATCATTAATATAGAACCTGTTTACACGGGCCCGGAAAGTTTTTTCAACGGACAGAAGCTTGCATGAATCCGCCTTTCGCTTACACGGGACCCGCGAAACCGTGCAAATTTTTCGACGGCAGATTAACAATATTGCAATCTGCAACAAACGTTGTCCGGTTCCGTGTAAACGGATTTCACCGGTAAGAAAATTCGTCCGCTAAAAAATCTGCACGGACCAGTGTAAACGGGGTCCTATCTTCGCATGTAAACTACTCTCATATTCAGTGTTAAAGCAGGAGTTATTCGTTGATATAAAATAGGCTGGCAAGCATCGGTGTCACTCCAAAATTTACTTATCCTTGGTTTGCTCTAGTACTGGTAACTGTTTTCGAAAGtttgaatttattttctttagtaaAGAACAAAGCCTTGGAGTGAGAAATTGTTGATAATTGATCAATCGCAAGAACTGTGAATTTGCGTTTGAATATCAgttttaaagattaatttttaaaggtgataattttttatgtaacaAATATAACGAAATGGCTTTGTGTTTTAGGTTGAAGTAGAAGACCTTTTTACAAACGTGCAGTGTTACTTTCTCTGCTAATTGA from Porites lutea chromosome 1, jaPorLute2.1, whole genome shotgun sequence encodes the following:
- the LOC140945080 gene encoding adenosine receptor A3-like, translating into MSLLNQYPCVNFSAPAYLSFATASFALLSGVVASVGNLLVVLAVFLDPHKELRSSFSYFVASLGFADLMVGLFAAPMGAVYPITAGLQQASQRFRVWMHLVYFISCTASLLSLTALALERYLAIKYPLFYRSKLNSMRAFFVSVVVWIISTLVTLLYFVVGYNKFRFVFANTAVVLTLTVLIFTNSKIFKYLRCQVHQWDRLHGNPAKNLALQRAIEREKRVTKTLLVNLILFLVFYLPSCVCIYIVNFCTNCDCLFIQYARKIQWVFVMANSGVNPFVYAWKLENFRKAFKSILKCQACSRRSTPNSTIVELTPSDRHTTNPFPPHE